A single region of the Marinobacter salinisoli genome encodes:
- a CDS encoding ABC transporter permease, whose translation MTPFLAQILHYRRHPFQLLALVLMVLVAAMLWSAVSQLTAQARASMGQSEQALEDRFQVLRSDGQALAVADFVTLRREGLCVMPWLEVDVAGASGRVVGVDPLSAACFADAAVPGSLQGRALDGKPFMDIGEAVTLSRGDPATRSRLLLIAAASVTPADLPGGYRLAGFSTGPETGELGDSFLLNLDALAVLVLLITALLLRSVHQLGMAQRRAGFLLLHRYGVPDRAIRLGVFIETLLLALLCVVPGVFLGRLLAGALADGFGQALDALFDVPVYAGQQGHGLGAVAVMTAVVLAVCLLDWVGPRTAVLSDRLKQRMVPVAGLLLVTGLVLVWAADSLALVFTAVGLVFVATGILAPRALAGAACWRARSATTPLGRWHYAELDVLARRLAFPLVALQFALALVLAVQALVTVFETTFDAWLAQRLAADYYVEVPERASAEQAASWLEQRPDLVEPGSWHRVLRGRAERVLPEEGARRSVDVLVVGPVSDLLAPWQFLAQDERPWSALARGDGVMINEQLAVREALAIGDPLVLSLGGDAVAFPVLAIYADYGRPAGEVLLTIDRLPETFQPAFQSLSVSTGVTKLAELKRGLSELWHVEDVTIRDNGRIKSLAHEVFDQTFLLTRLLTMVTLLLAAAALLIMGWVFFSTRAWYYQLLKVWGLRQSEVMLGLVRLSVSLTLGVALLALPLGIWLTWVLVDRINPVAFGWSLPMAVYPGFWLELGVLSLLIGLSIAGLMRWQLRRIQPRPASASDLSGAER comes from the coding sequence ATGACACCCTTTCTGGCCCAGATTCTCCACTATCGGCGTCACCCATTTCAGCTGCTGGCACTGGTGCTCATGGTTCTGGTCGCCGCCATGCTGTGGAGCGCGGTCAGCCAGTTGACCGCCCAGGCCCGGGCCAGCATGGGGCAGAGCGAGCAGGCGCTGGAAGACCGCTTCCAGGTGCTGCGCAGCGACGGACAAGCCCTGGCCGTGGCCGATTTCGTGACGCTGCGCCGGGAAGGCCTGTGCGTCATGCCCTGGCTGGAGGTGGACGTTGCTGGCGCTAGCGGGCGGGTTGTGGGCGTGGACCCCTTGTCGGCTGCCTGCTTTGCCGATGCCGCGGTGCCCGGCAGCCTGCAAGGCCGTGCGCTGGATGGTAAGCCCTTTATGGACATCGGCGAGGCGGTCACCTTGTCCCGAGGTGATCCCGCGACCCGGTCTCGGTTGCTGTTGATCGCGGCGGCATCGGTGACCCCGGCCGATCTGCCCGGCGGCTATCGTCTGGCCGGCTTTTCGACCGGGCCAGAGACCGGCGAGCTCGGTGACAGCTTTCTGCTCAACCTCGATGCCCTGGCGGTGCTGGTGCTGCTGATCACGGCCCTGTTGCTGCGCAGCGTCCATCAGCTTGGCATGGCCCAGCGCCGCGCCGGCTTCCTTCTGCTGCACCGCTACGGTGTGCCGGACCGCGCCATCCGACTCGGTGTGTTCATCGAAACCCTTTTGCTGGCATTGCTGTGTGTGGTGCCCGGGGTGTTTCTGGGCCGCCTGCTGGCCGGCGCACTGGCCGACGGGTTTGGTCAGGCCCTGGATGCCCTGTTTGATGTCCCGGTGTACGCCGGGCAGCAAGGCCACGGGCTGGGTGCGGTTGCGGTGATGACGGCGGTGGTGCTGGCGGTCTGTCTGCTGGATTGGGTCGGTCCCCGAACGGCGGTCCTGTCCGATCGCCTGAAACAACGGATGGTGCCGGTCGCCGGACTGTTACTGGTGACTGGTCTGGTGTTGGTGTGGGCGGCGGACTCGCTGGCGCTGGTCTTTACGGCCGTTGGCCTGGTGTTTGTGGCGACCGGGATTCTGGCGCCCCGGGCGCTGGCCGGCGCCGCTTGCTGGCGGGCCCGTTCCGCAACAACGCCGCTGGGTCGCTGGCACTATGCGGAGCTCGATGTGCTCGCCCGGCGGCTGGCGTTCCCTCTGGTCGCCTTGCAGTTCGCCCTGGCGCTGGTGCTGGCGGTGCAGGCGCTGGTGACGGTGTTCGAAACCACCTTCGACGCCTGGCTGGCCCAGCGTCTGGCGGCCGACTACTACGTCGAGGTGCCGGAGCGCGCCAGTGCCGAGCAGGCTGCCAGCTGGCTAGAGCAACGGCCGGATCTGGTTGAGCCAGGTTCCTGGCACCGGGTGCTCCGGGGGCGTGCCGAACGGGTGCTGCCGGAAGAGGGCGCACGCCGTAGCGTGGATGTGCTGGTGGTCGGGCCGGTCAGTGATTTGCTGGCGCCATGGCAGTTCCTGGCTCAGGATGAGCGCCCCTGGTCGGCACTGGCGCGTGGTGACGGGGTGATGATCAACGAGCAGCTGGCGGTGCGTGAGGCGCTGGCGATTGGCGACCCACTGGTACTGTCGCTGGGTGGCGATGCCGTGGCGTTTCCGGTGCTGGCCATCTACGCCGATTACGGTCGGCCGGCGGGCGAAGTACTGCTGACGATCGATCGTCTGCCAGAGACGTTCCAGCCGGCATTCCAGAGCCTGTCGGTCAGCACCGGTGTGACCAAACTTGCCGAGCTGAAACGGGGTCTGAGCGAGCTCTGGCACGTCGAGGACGTCACCATCCGGGACAACGGCCGCATTAAATCCCTGGCCCACGAGGTGTTTGACCAGACCTTTCTGCTAACCCGCCTGCTGACCATGGTGACTCTGCTGCTGGCAGCGGCGGCCCTGCTGATCATGGGCTGGGTGTTCTTCTCGACCCGGGCCTGGTACTACCAGCTGCTCAAGGTGTGGGGCCTGCGCCAGTCCGAGGTGATGCTGGGCCTGGTCCGGCTGTCCGTGAGCCTGACCCTGGGGGTGGCGTTGCTGGCGCTGCCGCTGGGTATCTGGCTGACCTGGGTCTTGGTTGACCGGATCAATCCCGTGGCCTTTGGCTGGTCCCTGCCCATGGCCGTGTATCCCGGGTTCTGGCTGGAACTGGGTGTGTTGAGCCTGCTGATCGGCCTGAGCATCGCCGGGTTGATGCGCTGGCAATTGCGCCGGATTCAACCCCGGCCGGCGTCAGCCAGTGATCTGTCGGGAGCAGAGCGATGA
- a CDS encoding lipocalin-like domain-containing protein — protein sequence MRRVVALLLSLLLAGCSEEPGDQGFAGLAADGATGDYLQPAAGDELVFPEDFGPHPQHRIEWWYLTANLQTPDGNPVGLQWTQFRQAIRPRAPEASPPDPSSWALTAAWMAHAAVSVDGQHYFAEKLARADVGHAGAMPDPLSVWLDDWQLTQKAPGQWHLSVAAPGWGYDLTLFISGEPIAHGDHGFSAKSASGEGSMYFSLVDIRIEGQITAGGQTLTVSGKGWFDREWSSQLLKTGQQGWDWFALHLDSGDKLMAFQLREEAGGFRSGTWLPAGGDPVALAPDDLILSPERFRNGHPTRWRLQVPARDLDLSVQALPGDYRNDGQFPYWESPVRVQGSHSGVGYMELTGYQGESGR from the coding sequence ATGAGGCGAGTTGTGGCTTTGTTGCTGTCCCTGCTGCTGGCCGGCTGTTCCGAGGAACCGGGCGACCAGGGCTTTGCCGGCCTGGCCGCTGATGGCGCAACCGGTGATTACCTGCAGCCGGCTGCCGGCGATGAGCTGGTGTTCCCCGAAGACTTCGGACCCCATCCGCAGCACCGGATTGAATGGTGGTACCTGACCGCCAATCTGCAAACGCCGGACGGCAACCCCGTTGGCTTGCAGTGGACCCAGTTCCGCCAGGCCATCAGGCCGCGCGCGCCCGAAGCGTCGCCCCCGGACCCCTCCAGCTGGGCGCTGACCGCGGCCTGGATGGCCCATGCCGCGGTCAGCGTCGATGGCCAGCACTACTTTGCAGAGAAACTGGCGCGTGCCGATGTCGGGCATGCGGGAGCAATGCCGGATCCGCTCAGCGTCTGGCTGGATGACTGGCAGCTGACCCAGAAAGCGCCGGGCCAATGGCACTTGAGCGTTGCAGCACCGGGCTGGGGTTATGACCTGACCCTGTTTATCAGCGGCGAGCCGATCGCGCACGGCGACCATGGTTTCAGCGCCAAATCTGCCAGCGGCGAGGGATCGATGTATTTCAGTCTGGTGGATATTCGCATCGAGGGGCAGATCACCGCTGGCGGACAGACCCTGACCGTCAGCGGCAAAGGCTGGTTTGACCGGGAGTGGAGCAGTCAGTTGCTGAAAACGGGCCAGCAGGGCTGGGACTGGTTCGCCCTGCATCTGGATTCCGGCGACAAACTGATGGCCTTCCAGTTGCGCGAGGAAGCGGGTGGGTTCCGATCCGGAACCTGGTTGCCGGCCGGCGGGGATCCGGTAGCCCTGGCGCCCGATGACCTGATACTGAGCCCCGAGCGGTTTCGTAACGGTCATCCGACCCGCTGGCGATTGCAGGTGCCGGCCCGGGACCTGGATCTGTCCGTTCAGGCCCTGCCCGGAGATTACCGGAATGACGGCCAGTTTCCCTACTGGGAGAGCCCGGTGCGGGTCCAGGGTAGCCATTCGGGGGTTGGCTACATGGAGCTGACCGGCTACCAGGGCGAGTCCGGGCGCTGA